The Eubacterium sp. MSJ-33 genomic sequence TTTACTATATTTCACTTATATCTACAAGAGAAAGATTATGTCTGTCAGATGACTCCAAGCTTGTCAGAAGCGCATGCGCGGTATCTAAACTTGTAAGTACCGTCACGCCTGTCTCGATTGCATTTCGGCGAATCACAAAGCCGTCCTTGCTATGTTCTACACCCTGTGATGGTGTATCGATAACAAGATCAATCTCATGCGACAAAATCAGATCCAACAAGTTCGGAGAAGGTTCCTCCACCTTGTTGATCGGTTTTGCCGGAACACCGTTTTCATTTAAAACACGGCAGGTACTTCTTGTGGAGTAAATCTCATAGCCAAGTGCTGTAAACCGCTGTCCGATCTCTACGGCATCTAATTTATCCGAATCCTTTACTGTCAGAATCATCTTCTTGTACTTCGGCAGGTTCACGCCATTTCCAAGGAACGCCTTGAATAACGCTTCATTGTAATTCTTAGAAATACCCAGGCACTCACCCGTCGATTTCATCTCCGGTCCAAGGCTGATCTCAGCACCACGAATCTTCTCAAAGGAGAATACCGGCATCTTGATTGCGAAGTATTCAGATTCTGGCTGTAATCCCGGTGTATAACCCATATCCTTGATCTTCTCGCCTGTGATAACTCTCGTTGCAAGATCAACAATCGGAATGCCGGTCACCTTGCTGATATATGGCACGGTACGGCTCGAACGTGGGTTAACCTCGATGACATATACCTCATCCTGATATACAATGAACTGAATATTGATCAATCCGATGACATGCAGGCTGTTCGCAAGCTTCTTCGTGTAGCCTTCCAGTACACGTTTGATCTTCGGCGTAATGGTCTGTGCCGGATATACGGAAATACTATCACCGGAATGGATACCTGCACGCTCAATATGCTCCATGATACCCGGAATCAGAATATCGTCGCCGTCACATACAGCATCGACCTCGATTTCCTTACCCATCAGATATTTGTCAACCAGAACCGGATGTTCCTGTTCATGGCGATTGATAATCTCCATAAATTCGATGATGTCTTTATCAGAGATTGCAATCTGCATGCCCTGTCCACCCAATACATAAGAAGGACGGACAAGAACCGGATAGCCAAGCTCATTGGCTGCTTCCAGTGCTTCCTTTACTGTAAATACCGTCTTGCCGGCTGCTCTTGGAATACAGCACTTCTCCAGAATCTCATCGAACAGCTCACGGTCTTCAGCCGCATCGACATTCTCAGCACTTGTACCAAGGATTGGTACACCCATCTCTAAAAGGGCTTCCGTCAATTTGATAGCAGTCTGTCCACCGAACTGTACAACTGCGCCATCCGGCTTCTCGATATTCACGATAGATTCTACATCCTCTGCCGTAAGCGGCTCAAAATACAGACGATCTGCGATATCAAAGTCCGTACTTACCGTCTCAGGGTTATTATTTACAATAATTGTCTCATAGCCCTTGTTCTTCAATGTCCATGTGCTGTGTACGGAGCAGTAATCGAACTCAATACCCTGACCGATACGGATTGGTCCGGAACCAAGTACCATGATCTTCTTCTTATTCTCATCCACTTCGACTTCCGATTCTCCATCGTAGCAGGAATAGTAATATGGTGTCTCCGCCTCAAACTCCGCCGCACAGGTATCTACGATCTTGTAGGATGCATGGATGCCATAGCCATAACGAAGCTCCTTGATTTCCTTTTCCTTCTTGCCTGTAATCTGTGCGATCACCTTGTCCGGGAACTCCATGCGCTTTGCTTCCTGCATCATTTCCTTTGTGATCTCAGGTGTCTCACGCAGTAATTTTTCTTCCTGTACGATATTATTGATCTTGTCAATAAACCAGATATCGACCTTTGTGATATCATGAATTTCCTCTGCTGAGATACCACGGCGCAGCGCTTCTGCGATAACGAAGATTCGACGGTCATCAACGCGGTGAAGCATCTCATGAATCTCCTCTGTCGGAAGATCGTTGTAGTTCTCATAGATCAAACTGTCCACATGCTGTTCAAGGGAACGGAGCGCCTTCATCAGCGCGCCCTCAAAGTTCGTACAGATACTCATGACCTCACCGGTTGCTTTCATCTGCGTCGTCAGTTTCCGGCTTGCCTTGATAAACTTGTCAAATGGCAGTCTCGGCATCTTGACTACAACATAATCAAGTGCCGGTTCAAAACTCGCATATGTCTTACCTGTGATAGCATTCTTGATTTCATCAAGATTATATCCAAGCGCAATTTTTGCAGCTACCTTTGCAATCGGATAACCGGTTGCCTTAGAAGCAAGTGCAGAAGAACGGCTCACTCGCGGGTTTACCTCGATAACACAATATTCAAATGTCGTCGGATGCAATGCGAACTGTACGTTACATCCGCCCTGAATACCAAGCTCTGTAATGATATTTAATGCTGCACTACGAAGCATCTGATATTCCTTATCTGCCAGTGTCTGTGATGGCGCAACAACGATAGAATCTCCTGTATGGACACCAACCGGATCCAGATTCTCCATATTACATACGGTAATACAGGTACCGTTCGCATCACGCATAACCTCGTACTCAATCTCTTTCCAGCCCGCGATACAACGCTCAACCAATACCTGACCGACACGTGACAGACGCAGTCCGTTCATCAGTATCTCTACGAATTCTTCTTCGTTGTGCGCGATACCGCCGCCGCTTCCGCCAAGCGTATATGCCGGTCGCAATACGATTGGATATCCGATTTTTTCAACAAACGCCAGACCATCCTTAATGTTCGTTACGACTTCGGATGGTGCACATGGCTCATGGATCTTCTCCATAGTCTTCTTGAATTCCAGACGATCCTCTGCTTTCTTGATCGTCTTAGAAGATGTACCAAGCAGCCTTACATTATGTTCCTTCAGGAAACCGGACTCTTCCAGTTCCATCGCGATATTTAACGCTGCCTGACCACCCAGTGTCGGAAGCACGCTATCCGGCTTTTCCTTCTTGATAACTGCCTTCACAACCTCCGGTGTCAAAGGCTCAATATATACCTTATCTGCAATATCCTTATCTGTCATGATGGTGGCAGGATTTGAGTTAATCAACACAACGCAGATGCCCTCTTCCTTCAGAGAACGACATGCCTGTGTACCGGCATAATCAAACTCTGCCGCCTGTCCGATGACAATCGGACCGGATCCAATAACTACAACCTTTTTTACGTGTGGATTCTTTGGCATTATTTAGACACCTCCATCATATTCATAAACTCATCAAACAAAAATCCGGTATCAAGCGGGCCTGCACAGGCTTCCGGATGGAACTGTACCGTCTGTACATTCTTTCCAAGGTAATGAACACCCTCAATTGTCTTATCATTTACATTGATAAAGCTTGGCTCTGCAATATCACGATCCAAAGATTCTTCTTTTACCACATAGCCATGATTTTGTGTAGAAATATATACTTTTCCTGTCTTCAAATCCTTTACCGGATGATTTGCTCCACGATGTCCATATTTCATCTTCTGTGTATCTGCACCGTTTGCAAGCGCCAGAAGCTGATGTCCAAGACAGATTGCGAAGATTGGAATCTTCGTAGCAAAAAGCTTCTTGATTTCTTCGATCGTCTTCACGTTATCCTTCGGATCTCCGGGGCCGTTCGTCAGCATAATTCCATCCGGTGCATCCGCGATAATCTCCTCTGCAGGAGTCTCCGCCGGATATACAGTCACTGAACAACCACGCTCCAACAGACAACGCACAATGTTCTTCTTCACACCAAGGTCGATGACCGCAACCTTATAACCATCGCCTGGGAAGCTCATCTTCTCCTTGCATGTGACATCCAGCACAACATGTCCCATGCTCCATGCCTTGATCCTTTTGATACAATCGTCCTTATCAAAATTCTCATCCGTTGTAATCATGCCCTTCATCGTACCTTTGTCCCGCAGAATCTTCGTTAATGCACGTGTATCAATTGCCTCAATTCCGGTAATATCATTTTCTATAAGAAATGACTCGACACTTTCCTCGCTTCGGAAGTTGCTTGGCCGCTTCGCCAGTTCTCTGACAATAAAGCCAGACTGCCATGGGCGCTCCGCCTCCATATCTTCCTTACAAATACCATAGTTACCAATCAACGGATACGTCATACACACAGACTGTCCTGCATAAGAAGGATCCGTCAGTACTTCCAGATAACCAGTCATCGATGTGTTAAATACGATCTCACTGATAATTTCCTTGGTTGAACCGACGCTTTTCCCCTCGAATACATGGCCATCTTCCAGTATCAGAAATGCTTTCATAGTCTTTGTCCTTTCTTCTTAGATTTACTTGCAAAACAAGAAATTTGCTCAAAAAAAAAGAGTGAAACGGAAAAATTGCATAGTTATCCGAAGCTCTTTTTTCTCAAATTGCAAAAATTATACATCAATTTTCGTCATAGCACAACCCCTTTTGTCAGATTCTTTTATTCTTCTTTTGTTCTTCCCTTTCCAAGCGGCTGTATATACATCCGCAATAGTCCTGCCGGTACAGGTGATACTCCCGTGACAACTCGATGGAATGAGCATATCCATTCTTTTTCTTGAAATCACTGTACAGATAAGAAACACCATATTTTTCTGCCATCCTCTCACCAATCTCATTTAACCATGCTGCGTTTTTGTGTGGACTGATTGACAGTGTCGTTGTGAAAATATCGAATCCATGTGCCTTCGCATACCGGGCTGTCTCCTCCAGCCGGAGTTCATAACATTTGTAACATCGGCGTCCGCGCTCCGGTTCCTTCTCCAAGCCTCTCGCAATCTCGTAGAATTTCTCCGGTTCGTATTCGCCGTCACACACAGACACATCCCTCGCAAACTCTGCTTCCTGTGTAAACCGCTTCAGTTCCTCTATGCGTTTTTCATACTCTTCTTTTTCTGTAATATTCGGATTGTAAAAAAAAGCCGTAATATCATATTCTTCATATAATACACTCAGCACATGAGAACTACACGGCGCACAGCACACATGTAATAGCATTTTTTTTGTTTTTTTTGCATATTGTTTTATTCCCTCGTTCATTTTTATCCTTTCCTTGTCACTTCGCCGAAAAAAGGCGTCCATTCAGCCTATAAAAATAACGTTTTTTGTGCAATATTCACAGTTGACTTTAGCAATAATATACAATATACTAAAGTCAATGAAAGAACTATAATATAATTAGTTATGATTATATAATTTTACAGCTTGAAGGGCAAGAGTAAAAGACTATGGAATTGCTATATGGGAGGTAAGGAACTATGACAGTGGATCAGGCAGTTAAGAAATTCAAATTAGAGCCACTTAACGTATATACGGCAAAGGCAAAAGCAAAGGAATTGAACGTGGATGAAGTATTGTACATGAATGTTCAAAAGAACAAATATGCCTATGTTGTAAAAGACGGCGCACGCGGATATGTGCTTTATCAGGATGAGAAAAGCATCTACACCAAGATGTACAAAGGTCTTAAGATGACTCCTCTCGAGCCGTAATCATACATATTCTTAATAAAAAACGGAGCTTTTCAAAGCTCCGTTTTTTATTATTCCATATATTTGTTTTTATAGAAAAGTTTGACATGTTCTATAGATTTGTCATTCAATTCCAACACAACTGCTTCTGTACGATTCTTTCCATTGTTAAAAAAAGCATACCAATCAGCTTTCTTATCTGCATGACCGGATGTAAAATCCCGAATCAAAAGCATCGGATCTGCCTGACAAGCATTATCAAACAAGATAGATTCATAAGGAACCACCTTTTGTATCTTTCCCATTTCGAATTCATATATTTTCTTTCTAGTAGAACGTTTCACGATTTTGGATATCTCGCAATCTCCGTTTACAAAAATATATTCATACTCTATTTCCTGTCTGGATACAGTAATTACAGTACAGACTATACCCGCCAAAATAACAAGCGGTCCAACCGGTCCGGATACAAACATCCATATTACAAATCCAACAACAGCAGCTAAGACCGATGCCACAACAGGCATCCGGTCCTTTGCTTTTAATTTCTTTTGTACTGCGTATTCCGCATAACCTTCCAAGTTATTTACCATATTTACATTTCCTTTAACGACTCATCAATTGCCTTCGCTGCTTTCTTGCCGGCACCCATTGCAAGGATAACGGTTGCTGCACCTGTAACAACATCACCGCCGGCATACACATGCTCGCGTGTACTCTCACCGGTCTCTTCATTGACAATGATACCGCCCCACTTCTGTGTCTCTAAACCTTCTGTTGTCTGGCGGATCAGAGGATTTGGAGACTGACCGATTGCGATAACAACTGTCTCTACCGGAATAACCGTATTTGAACCTTCGATTGGCTGTGGACGTCTACGTCCGGAAGCGTCCGGTTCACCAAGCTCCTGTGCTACGACTTCAATACCGGTTACCCATCCATCTTCTCCATGGATTTCTACAGGGTTGTTAAGTAACTTGAAGATTACGCCCTCTTCCTTTGCATGCTCGACTTCTTCCTTACGGGCAGGTACTTCTTCTGCTCCACGACGATATACAATATAAACTTCCTCTGCGCCAAGTCTCTTTGCGGTTCTTGCTGCATCCATCGCTACATTACCGGCACCGACAACAGCTACACGCTTACCTACCTTGACAGGTGTTGGAACTTCGCCCTTCTTATAACCCTTCATCAGGTTGACACGTGTTAAGAACTCATTTGCGGAATATACACCAAGCAGGTTCTCACCCGGAATCCGAAGGAAGTTCGGAAGTCCGGCACCGGTTCCAAGGAATACAGCGTCAAACCCACGTGCAAACAGATCATCCACAGTCAGAGAACGTCCGATTACAACATTTGTTTCAAGATCTACACCAAGATCTGTAATATTTTCAAGTTCCTTTGCAACCAGAGACTTTGGAAGACGGAACTCAGGAATACCATAGCTCAACACGCCGCCAGCTTTATGTAATGCCTCGAAGATTGTTACATCATACCCCTTCTTTGCAAGCTCGCCTGCACAAGTAATACCGGCAGGACCAGAACCAACAACCGCTACACGCTTGCCGTTTTTCTCGATGTTCAGCTCCGCCTTCTCACCGTGCGCCATATGATAATCTGCCACAAAACGTTCCAGACGCCCGATAGATACAGACTCCCCTTTGATACCACGGATACATTTACCTTCACACTGGTTTTCCTGTGGGCAGACACGTCCGCAAATAGCAGGAAGTGCATTCTCACTTGTAATTATCTCGTATGCTTTCTCAAAATTACCTGCAGCTACCTGCTCGATAAATCCGGGAATCGGTACATTAACCGGGCATCCTGTCATACAAGGTCTGTTCTTACAATTAATACATCTGGTTGCTTCCTCCATTGCCATCTCGGCTGTATAACCGGTTGCAACCTCTTCAAAATTCTTATTTCGTACATTCGGATCCTGCTGTGGCATAGGAACCTTTGTTGGACTCATATTTGGCATCTTTCGTTCCCTCCTAATTCTGCATCTGATCTGCCTGAAGCTTCATCATACATTCATGTTCTTCTTCCTTAAAGAACGTCTGGCGCTTCATACACTGATCGAAATCAACTTCAAATCCATCGAAGTCCGGTCCATCTACACAGGCAAACTTTGTCTCGCCACCAACTGTGACACGACATCCACCGCACATACCTGTACCATCGATCATGATCGGATTCAAAGAAACGGCTGTCGGAAGGTTGTATTCCGGCTTCTTCGTAAGTGCTACTACAAACTTCATCATGATAAGCGGGCCTATCGCAATCGCATGATCATACTGCACACCGGCATCTAAAAGTTCCTGCAATTTCTTCGTAACAACACCCTGCTCGCCAAGAGAGCCATCATCCGTCATAATATATACATTATCACAGAACTTCTCGAACTTCTCCTTGAGAAGCACAAGCTCTGCGGTACGTCCACCGATAATCACATCTACCTTTGTACCCTGCTCTGCAAGTTTCTTTGCCTGTGGGTAAAGCGGAGCTGCTCCAACACCACCTGCAATACCAATTACACGCTTCCATTCTTTGTTGAGTGGTGCCGGCTGTCCAAGCGGACCTACAAAATCCTGAAGATAATCGCCTTCATTCAGCTTTGCCATTAATGTTGTAGAATATCCAACCACCTGGAAAATAATCTCAACCGTATTGCGCTCACGGTCAAAATCTGCAATCGTAAGAGGAATACGTTCACCGTCCTCATCCACTCTGACAATGACAAACTGTCCCGCCTCACAACGTGCAGCTACATAAGGAGCTTCAATCTCCATCATGACAACAACCGAATTTAAGACTTCTTTTTTTACAATCTTATACATGGTCTACCCCTATCTCTTAAAAATATACTTTATACATACGCATCACTTATCATGCGCCATTATCTGATAAATTATATCACATATACTTTCATAATCAAAGTTTTTCTTAAAAAATCTTATTTTTTTATACAATTTCATCAAAAAAGCTTCCATCATGCAGCATTGGCATCAACACATCCCTGTCCTTCAGGGTAAGTGCCATAAATCCGTGCCCTTCGTTCATCCGCACAGACACACCCAGCATATTCACGATATCATCACAGAAATGTTTCTCCGACATCGTCACAACCAGTCTTCTGCAAAATGCTTGTTCTGCCAGACGCACCGCTGCATCCAGGACATACCGCACATGCTCATCAAAGCTTTCAAAACGTTCCACATACATCGTATCATCATAGATATCATATGAGAACAATCCTGCCAAGCGCTCTTCTACCTGACCGTCATCCATCCGCATGCCATCCTCATAGACAGCCACCACATCACCATTCTGACAGCGATGTTCCTTGCACATTTCTTCCAGATACTGTGGTGTCCGATATGCATAAATCTGATATTTCTTTGCGAGAGCCGCATTTACCTCGCCAGATAAATGCTCCAGTATATCTGTGCGTTCCTCATGCAAATCCCTCAGATTCCTCGTATAATACCCTTCCTCACCGGACAGATCATCCGGTACGACATCTTCATCTTCCAGTTCTTCAATATCAATATCCAGTTCCAATGTATGAAACACCTTTTCAAATCCAAGGCTTTCATAATACTCTTCCCGTTCCGGCATCAAAAAAGTAAATTTTCTGCCTTCCTGTTTCATATCCGCAAGCACACGATGCATCATACTACGCATGATACCCTGCTCCCGATATTCTGGTTTCACAGCCACTCCGACTATGTAATAACACAGTTCCTTCTTCCCATCTATCTGCATCTCATACGGGTTCAGATGGATCATGCCGGCAAGCACACCATCCTTATATGCAAGAAGAATCTTATTTTTCCTGCATATCTCTGTAAAATAATAATCCGCAAACTCCTCTGGATCGTCAAATATTTCATCCCACATCTGCCGAACCTGCGCGAGCACCTCCGGTTCACCTTCAAAATATTTGAGCCTGCAACTGTCTCCGTCACTCATGAAACTAAAATATCCTCCTATTACTCTTTGTTTTCTTTATCTCTTCGCACAGCCCATACATCCCATACACGGACTTGTGGCATTTTGAGCATCATCGTCCACTACCCTTGAACTGCGGTAATCAAAATTATCGATTGTCTCCAGCAGACAGATCGCCTGTGCGCTGATTCCCTGTCCCTGACCGGTAAATCCCAGACCTTCCTCTGTGGTTGCCTTGACATTCACCTGATTCTTATCAATCTGCAAACGCGCCGCAATATTCTCCCGCATCGTCTCAATATACGGTGCAAGCTTCGGTCTTTGTGCAATCACTGTCGCATCCACATTTCCTATCATAAAATTATGCGCGTCCAAAAGCTTGTGCACTTCCTCCAAAAGCTTCATACTGTCCGCCCCTTCATATGCAGGATCTGTATCCGGAAAATGTTTTCCGATATCGCCAAGTGCCGCCGCACCGAGCAATGCATCCATAATCGCATGCACAAGTACATCTGCATCCGAATGTCCAAGCAGGCCTTTTTCATACGGAATCTCTACACCGCCCAGAATCAGCCGGCGTCCTTCCGTCAATTTATGCACATCATACCCCATGCCAACTCTCATGGTTATCCGCTCCTTCATATCTTCAAATATTAAAGTATCGTATCTTAATTTATCATATTTATTCCGCAGATGCAAACCATTCCTGCCAGAAGTTTTTCATAATTTTCTCCTTTTTTATATATACAAAACCGGCTTTTCATTGTAAAATATTGCCATGGTGTGTATTTACACAATACACCATGCAAATTTATACATAACGAGGAGGATTTTTATATGGGAAG encodes the following:
- a CDS encoding carbamoyl phosphate synthase small subunit, with the protein product MKAFLILEDGHVFEGKSVGSTKEIISEIVFNTSMTGYLEVLTDPSYAGQSVCMTYPLIGNYGICKEDMEAERPWQSGFIVRELAKRPSNFRSEESVESFLIENDITGIEAIDTRALTKILRDKGTMKGMITTDENFDKDDCIKRIKAWSMGHVVLDVTCKEKMSFPGDGYKVAVIDLGVKKNIVRCLLERGCSVTVYPAETPAEEIIADAPDGIMLTNGPGDPKDNVKTIEEIKKLFATKIPIFAICLGHQLLALANGADTQKMKYGHRGANHPVKDLKTGKVYISTQNHGYVVKEESLDRDIAEPSFINVNDKTIEGVHYLGKNVQTVQFHPEACAGPLDTGFLFDEFMNMMEVSK
- the gltA gene encoding NADPH-dependent glutamate synthase, encoding MPNMSPTKVPMPQQDPNVRNKNFEEVATGYTAEMAMEEATRCINCKNRPCMTGCPVNVPIPGFIEQVAAGNFEKAYEIITSENALPAICGRVCPQENQCEGKCIRGIKGESVSIGRLERFVADYHMAHGEKAELNIEKNGKRVAVVGSGPAGITCAGELAKKGYDVTIFEALHKAGGVLSYGIPEFRLPKSLVAKELENITDLGVDLETNVVIGRSLTVDDLFARGFDAVFLGTGAGLPNFLRIPGENLLGVYSANEFLTRVNLMKGYKKGEVPTPVKVGKRVAVVGAGNVAMDAARTAKRLGAEEVYIVYRRGAEEVPARKEEVEHAKEEGVIFKLLNNPVEIHGEDGWVTGIEVVAQELGEPDASGRRRPQPIEGSNTVIPVETVVIAIGQSPNPLIRQTTEGLETQKWGGIIVNEETGESTREHVYAGGDVVTGAATVILAMGAGKKAAKAIDESLKEM
- the ispF gene encoding 2-C-methyl-D-erythritol 2,4-cyclodiphosphate synthase — translated: MRVGMGYDVHKLTEGRRLILGGVEIPYEKGLLGHSDADVLVHAIMDALLGAAALGDIGKHFPDTDPAYEGADSMKLLEEVHKLLDAHNFMIGNVDATVIAQRPKLAPYIETMRENIAARLQIDKNQVNVKATTEEGLGFTGQGQGISAQAICLLETIDNFDYRSSRVVDDDAQNATSPCMGCMGCAKR
- a CDS encoding sulfide/dihydroorotate dehydrogenase-like FAD/NAD-binding protein; its protein translation is MYKIVKKEVLNSVVVMMEIEAPYVAARCEAGQFVIVRVDEDGERIPLTIADFDRERNTVEIIFQVVGYSTTLMAKLNEGDYLQDFVGPLGQPAPLNKEWKRVIGIAGGVGAAPLYPQAKKLAEQGTKVDVIIGGRTAELVLLKEKFEKFCDNVYIMTDDGSLGEQGVVTKKLQELLDAGVQYDHAIAIGPLIMMKFVVALTKKPEYNLPTAVSLNPIMIDGTGMCGGCRVTVGGETKFACVDGPDFDGFEVDFDQCMKRQTFFKEEEHECMMKLQADQMQN
- a CDS encoding DUF6106 family protein, with amino-acid sequence MVNNLEGYAEYAVQKKLKAKDRMPVVASVLAAVVGFVIWMFVSGPVGPLVILAGIVCTVITVSRQEIEYEYIFVNGDCEISKIVKRSTRKKIYEFEMGKIQKVVPYESILFDNACQADPMLLIRDFTSGHADKKADWYAFFNNGKNRTEAVVLELNDKSIEHVKLFYKNKYME
- a CDS encoding GNAT family N-acetyltransferase, with translation MSDGDSCRLKYFEGEPEVLAQVRQMWDEIFDDPEEFADYYFTEICRKNKILLAYKDGVLAGMIHLNPYEMQIDGKKELCYYIVGVAVKPEYREQGIMRSMMHRVLADMKQEGRKFTFLMPEREEYYESLGFEKVFHTLELDIDIEELEDEDVVPDDLSGEEGYYTRNLRDLHEERTDILEHLSGEVNAALAKKYQIYAYRTPQYLEEMCKEHRCQNGDVVAVYEDGMRMDDGQVEERLAGLFSYDIYDDTMYVERFESFDEHVRYVLDAAVRLAEQAFCRRLVVTMSEKHFCDDIVNMLGVSVRMNEGHGFMALTLKDRDVLMPMLHDGSFFDEIV
- the carB gene encoding carbamoyl-phosphate synthase large subunit gives rise to the protein MPKNPHVKKVVVIGSGPIVIGQAAEFDYAGTQACRSLKEEGICVVLINSNPATIMTDKDIADKVYIEPLTPEVVKAVIKKEKPDSVLPTLGGQAALNIAMELEESGFLKEHNVRLLGTSSKTIKKAEDRLEFKKTMEKIHEPCAPSEVVTNIKDGLAFVEKIGYPIVLRPAYTLGGSGGGIAHNEEEFVEILMNGLRLSRVGQVLVERCIAGWKEIEYEVMRDANGTCITVCNMENLDPVGVHTGDSIVVAPSQTLADKEYQMLRSAALNIITELGIQGGCNVQFALHPTTFEYCVIEVNPRVSRSSALASKATGYPIAKVAAKIALGYNLDEIKNAITGKTYASFEPALDYVVVKMPRLPFDKFIKASRKLTTQMKATGEVMSICTNFEGALMKALRSLEQHVDSLIYENYNDLPTEEIHEMLHRVDDRRIFVIAEALRRGISAEEIHDITKVDIWFIDKINNIVQEEKLLRETPEITKEMMQEAKRMEFPDKVIAQITGKKEKEIKELRYGYGIHASYKIVDTCAAEFEAETPYYYSCYDGESEVEVDENKKKIMVLGSGPIRIGQGIEFDYCSVHSTWTLKNKGYETIIVNNNPETVSTDFDIADRLYFEPLTAEDVESIVNIEKPDGAVVQFGGQTAIKLTEALLEMGVPILGTSAENVDAAEDRELFDEILEKCCIPRAAGKTVFTVKEALEAANELGYPVLVRPSYVLGGQGMQIAISDKDIIEFMEIINRHEQEHPVLVDKYLMGKEIEVDAVCDGDDILIPGIMEHIERAGIHSGDSISVYPAQTITPKIKRVLEGYTKKLANSLHVIGLINIQFIVYQDEVYVIEVNPRSSRTVPYISKVTGIPIVDLATRVITGEKIKDMGYTPGLQPESEYFAIKMPVFSFEKIRGAEISLGPEMKSTGECLGISKNYNEALFKAFLGNGVNLPKYKKMILTVKDSDKLDAVEIGQRFTALGYEIYSTRSTCRVLNENGVPAKPINKVEEPSPNLLDLILSHEIDLVIDTPSQGVEHSKDGFVIRRNAIETGVTVLTSLDTAHALLTSLESSDRHNLSLVDISEI
- a CDS encoding epoxyqueuosine reductase QueH — translated: MLLHVCCAPCSSHVLSVLYEEYDITAFFYNPNITEKEEYEKRIEELKRFTQEAEFARDVSVCDGEYEPEKFYEIARGLEKEPERGRRCYKCYELRLEETARYAKAHGFDIFTTTLSISPHKNAAWLNEIGERMAEKYGVSYLYSDFKKKNGYAHSIELSREYHLYRQDYCGCIYSRLEREEQKKNKRI